The proteins below are encoded in one region of Flammeovirga kamogawensis:
- a CDS encoding GH92 family glycosyl hydrolase, with translation MKRNLLVLLLLGTFSCQKLTEEKKENTSNAMSYVDPFIGTGFHGHTFPGATTPNGMVQLSPDTRFEGWDACGGYYYEDSSIVGFSHTHLSGTGIGDMGDILMMPFTGTAKLSQGDPSDPDSGYRSRYSHEQESASPGYYNVKLEDYDIDVELTASPRVGFHQYTFPEADEAGVIIDLSPTIHMHRNPKHEIKVISDTEIAGMKYTKGWAKEHYIYFYAKFDKPFKSYILGNDKLVEGENYEGKNAKAVLNFSTKAGEKVKVKVGISNVDIAGAKNNLFSDIKDWDFYAQKEKAELMWSEKLALIDVEGKNEEQKEIFYTSMYHSFIAPMNYSDADHRYRTLDGKIKKDENYDSYTVFSLWDTYRAFHPLLTIVDPSQNEKYIQTLLRKYDEGGILPKWELAGNYTGTMTGYHAVPVMVDAYRKGNKNFDVDKAFKAMIETSTFSRDLDFVAHSASVKEKLMPNAKLYNDSLGYIPADLENESVTKALEYAYNDYCIALFAKELGKDKVYEEYLERSQRYKQYYDPETGFMRGKLSTGGWREPFNPRFSKHRKDDYTEGNAYQWSWYVPHDVEGLATLIGGKRLMEEKLDTLFMTSSKLEGNDVSNDISGMVGQYAHGNEPSHHIAYMYNYIGAEYKTQYMADYLLNNHYEATPAGIIGNEDCGQMSAWYILSSMGFYPMSPGVTTYTIGRPLFDQVKVNLENGKTFEIVAHNNSYKNKYIDKLVLDGVPLDKPFIDHKDIMAGKTLEFYMTDEPNKNAFKKQDINI, from the coding sequence ATGAAAAGGAATTTATTAGTACTGTTACTTCTCGGGACATTTAGTTGTCAGAAGTTAACAGAAGAGAAGAAAGAAAACACTTCAAATGCAATGTCTTATGTAGACCCATTTATTGGAACGGGTTTTCATGGACATACTTTTCCTGGTGCAACTACACCTAATGGTATGGTGCAATTAAGTCCAGATACAAGATTTGAAGGTTGGGATGCATGTGGTGGCTATTATTATGAGGATTCATCAATAGTTGGTTTCTCTCATACGCATTTATCTGGAACAGGAATTGGTGATATGGGAGATATCTTGATGATGCCTTTTACAGGTACAGCAAAGTTATCTCAAGGAGATCCTTCAGATCCTGATAGTGGTTATAGATCACGTTACTCTCATGAACAGGAGAGTGCTTCACCTGGTTACTACAACGTAAAATTAGAAGATTACGATATTGATGTTGAATTAACAGCATCGCCGAGAGTAGGTTTTCATCAATATACTTTCCCAGAAGCTGATGAGGCAGGGGTAATTATCGATTTATCTCCTACTATTCATATGCATAGAAACCCTAAGCACGAAATAAAAGTGATTAGTGATACAGAAATTGCAGGTATGAAATATACTAAAGGATGGGCAAAAGAACATTATATCTATTTCTATGCAAAATTTGATAAGCCATTTAAGTCCTATATTTTAGGAAATGATAAGTTGGTTGAAGGAGAAAACTACGAAGGTAAAAATGCAAAAGCAGTTTTAAACTTTAGCACAAAAGCAGGAGAGAAAGTAAAGGTAAAAGTAGGGATTAGCAATGTTGATATTGCTGGAGCTAAAAATAACCTCTTCTCAGATATTAAAGATTGGGACTTTTATGCACAAAAAGAGAAAGCGGAGTTAATGTGGTCTGAAAAATTAGCCTTGATTGATGTGGAGGGTAAAAATGAGGAACAAAAAGAGATATTTTATACCTCTATGTATCATTCTTTTATTGCTCCAATGAACTATTCTGATGCAGACCATAGATACAGAACTTTAGATGGAAAAATAAAGAAAGATGAGAATTATGACTCTTATACAGTTTTCTCATTATGGGATACCTACAGAGCTTTCCATCCTTTATTAACTATCGTCGATCCTTCTCAAAATGAAAAATACATACAAACATTATTGAGAAAATATGATGAAGGTGGCATCTTACCAAAGTGGGAGTTAGCAGGAAATTATACAGGAACAATGACCGGATACCACGCAGTACCTGTTATGGTGGATGCCTATAGAAAAGGGAATAAAAACTTTGATGTGGATAAGGCTTTTAAAGCAATGATAGAAACGAGTACATTTTCTAGAGATTTAGATTTTGTAGCACATTCTGCATCAGTTAAAGAGAAGCTAATGCCAAATGCTAAATTATATAATGACTCTTTAGGCTATATTCCAGCTGATCTTGAAAATGAATCTGTAACTAAAGCTTTAGAATACGCTTACAATGATTATTGTATAGCCTTATTTGCTAAAGAACTTGGTAAAGACAAAGTATATGAAGAATACCTTGAGAGATCACAAAGGTATAAACAATATTATGATCCAGAAACTGGTTTTATGCGTGGTAAATTAAGTACAGGAGGATGGAGAGAGCCTTTCAATCCAAGATTTAGTAAACACCGTAAGGATGACTACACAGAAGGAAATGCTTATCAGTGGAGTTGGTATGTACCGCATGATGTAGAAGGCTTAGCAACATTAATTGGTGGTAAAAGATTAATGGAAGAAAAGTTAGACACTCTTTTCATGACAAGTTCTAAACTAGAAGGAAATGATGTAAGTAATGATATTTCTGGAATGGTTGGACAGTATGCCCACGGAAACGAACCAAGTCATCATATTGCTTATATGTATAACTACATTGGTGCAGAGTATAAAACACAATATATGGCAGATTATTTATTGAATAATCATTATGAAGCAACACCTGCAGGAATAATTGGTAATGAAGATTGTGGACAAATGTCGGCATGGTATATCTTAAGTAGTATGGGTTTCTATCCAATGAGCCCAGGAGTGACAACTTATACAATCGGACGCCCATTATTTGATCAAGTAAAAGTAAATCTTGAGAATGGAAAAACATTCGAAATAGTGGCACATAATAATAGCTATAAAAATAAATATATTGATAAGCTAGTTTTAGATGGAGTTCCGTTGGATAAACCATTTATAGATCATAAAGATATTATGGCTGGTAAAACATTGGAATTTTATATGACTGATGAGCCAAACAAAAATGCTTTTAAGAAGCAGGATATAAATATTTAG
- a CDS encoding SusD/RagB family nutrient-binding outer membrane lipoprotein, which yields MKTYIYSLGVLIFLLSFNSCTDQFEEINTNRHEYQTIEPEIVFPGVVKRSLDYIKGDMANQMYIQYAHHQSMGGGTFAAYFYSHPNITNWWKYNYVDILQNVEDVIVQFEGKEDYVNRVGIFKIWKAYVMSVVVGTWGPVPYTESLTGALSMGYDSEEEIIIDLLTQVNEVYDTLDITKDTMNEPIFQGDISKWKKFANTLILKLALRYQNSSSECREFGKLALQREQDFISSEEEAVTASWGTAEENWSWFYKRYVFVRNIVSFKTGHYFLTFMRDLKDPRISKYAQKPELDYYILDTLSRADGSKVIAQYVAPYLGAPKTLQFHDNWLMDDQDNPYAGLGRESFSNVGEEYLAADLEVTFIGYAETCFIRAEAGLLNWGGSRTPKSLYEEGIYASFHKKGMADKVTEYLSNDGVRWGSSSAGVRDFRGIVSSKISRGPIQQVITQRWIDGYFQPFDGWCLIRRTDYFDIPPHFNALNRGGLGTNVPERMVYPSSEMSLNGVGYNEGVSLLGGVDYLDVPLIFSKNREWKDWGAMQPDMNNDLLSHWYGSTVEELDAQGVDYKILEEL from the coding sequence ATGAAAACATATATATATAGTTTAGGTGTATTGATCTTCTTGTTATCTTTTAACTCATGTACTGATCAGTTTGAAGAAATCAATACCAATAGACACGAGTATCAAACGATTGAACCTGAAATAGTATTTCCTGGTGTAGTAAAGAGAAGTCTAGATTACATTAAGGGAGATATGGCTAACCAAATGTACATTCAATACGCGCATCATCAATCTATGGGTGGAGGTACTTTTGCAGCTTATTTTTATTCGCATCCAAATATTACAAATTGGTGGAAATACAATTATGTAGATATCTTACAAAATGTGGAAGATGTGATTGTGCAATTTGAAGGCAAAGAAGATTACGTAAACAGAGTAGGAATTTTCAAAATTTGGAAAGCGTATGTAATGTCTGTAGTTGTAGGTACATGGGGACCAGTGCCTTATACAGAGAGTTTAACTGGAGCTTTATCAATGGGATATGATAGCGAAGAAGAAATTATTATTGATCTTCTTACCCAAGTGAATGAGGTGTATGATACACTAGACATTACAAAGGATACAATGAATGAGCCCATTTTTCAAGGGGACATCTCAAAGTGGAAAAAATTTGCCAATACTTTGATTCTAAAATTAGCTTTACGTTATCAAAATTCTTCTTCAGAATGTAGAGAGTTTGGAAAATTGGCTTTACAGAGAGAGCAAGATTTTATTAGTAGTGAAGAGGAAGCTGTAACGGCATCTTGGGGAACAGCAGAAGAAAACTGGAGCTGGTTTTATAAAAGATACGTTTTTGTAAGGAATATAGTATCCTTTAAAACAGGTCATTATTTCCTTACTTTTATGAGGGATTTGAAAGACCCAAGAATATCTAAATATGCCCAAAAACCGGAACTTGATTATTATATTTTAGATACCTTATCTCGTGCTGATGGGTCTAAAGTGATAGCACAATATGTTGCCCCTTATTTGGGAGCACCAAAAACACTTCAATTTCATGATAATTGGTTAATGGACGATCAAGACAATCCTTATGCGGGTCTTGGAAGAGAAAGTTTTTCTAATGTTGGTGAGGAATATTTAGCAGCAGATTTAGAGGTTACTTTTATAGGGTACGCAGAAACTTGCTTTATTAGAGCAGAAGCAGGATTGTTAAATTGGGGAGGAAGCAGAACACCTAAATCTTTATATGAAGAAGGTATTTATGCCTCGTTCCATAAAAAAGGTATGGCAGATAAGGTGACCGAATATTTATCTAATGATGGGGTAAGATGGGGTTCTTCTTCTGCAGGAGTGAGAGATTTTAGAGGTATAGTTTCGTCAAAAATTAGTAGAGGCCCAATACAACAAGTAATTACACAAAGATGGATTGATGGTTATTTCCAACCGTTTGATGGATGGTGTTTAATTAGAAGAACTGATTATTTCGATATCCCTCCTCATTTTAACGCTTTAAATAGAGGTGGATTAGGTACAAATGTTCCTGAAAGAATGGTGTATCCTTCGTCTGAAATGAGTTTGAATGGAGTAGGGTATAATGAGGGCGTAAGTTTATTAGGAGGAGTTGACTACCTAGATGTTCCATTAATTTTTTCTAAAAACCGAGAATGGAAAGATTGGGGAGCAATGCAACCTGATATGAATAATGACCTTTTAAGCCACTGGTACGGAAGTACTGTTGAAGAGTTAGATGCTCAAGGAGTGGACTATAAAATTTTAGAAGAACTTTAA
- a CDS encoding glycoside hydrolase family 99-like domain-containing protein, translating into MKNIYSILFIALGLFSCQQEEITAEDHLISYDIEEVPVTEDYTVGALYVVNNWSSNIEEVPLAGHYLNGDEEAMKQHILWADSAAIDYFIFRYSYPTVNADNDILSAFLNQNTDSLLNFALRYNFAQMNLTKENTLEGQGKKEDFIQSFKDMIPYFDQPTYQKVDGKYVVNIIAANQFYCDSLELVYHELREEMSALGYDLYLTGEQTGWTPPARFEHYYFNALDAVTFTNMFNNAWYDRHVFLPQSLDQHWQYSKDYYMDKEGIELIPTVAPSINPKISNPNASTYIIERDTNFFWSILNVAKKNIGPSRTIIVNSFNDWNFNTQLEPADSYGSSSLQLLRNQTKKN; encoded by the coding sequence ATGAAAAACATTTATAGTATTCTTTTTATTGCTTTAGGCTTGTTTTCTTGCCAGCAAGAAGAAATTACAGCAGAAGATCATCTAATTAGTTATGATATTGAAGAAGTACCTGTTACAGAAGATTACACTGTTGGTGCATTATATGTTGTGAATAATTGGAGTTCGAATATTGAAGAAGTTCCTTTGGCAGGACACTACTTAAATGGAGATGAAGAAGCCATGAAACAACATATTTTATGGGCAGACTCTGCAGCAATAGATTATTTTATATTTAGGTATTCTTATCCTACTGTAAATGCAGATAATGATATCTTATCCGCTTTCCTTAATCAAAATACAGATAGTCTTCTAAACTTTGCCTTGCGTTATAATTTCGCTCAAATGAACTTAACAAAGGAAAATACTTTAGAGGGACAGGGTAAGAAAGAGGACTTCATTCAATCTTTTAAAGATATGATACCTTATTTTGATCAACCCACTTATCAAAAAGTTGACGGTAAATATGTGGTAAATATAATTGCAGCAAATCAATTTTACTGTGATAGTTTAGAACTTGTTTACCATGAATTAAGAGAGGAAATGAGCGCGTTGGGGTATGATTTGTATTTAACTGGTGAACAAACCGGTTGGACACCTCCAGCAAGATTTGAACATTATTATTTTAATGCTTTAGATGCAGTAACTTTTACAAACATGTTTAATAATGCATGGTACGATAGACATGTTTTCTTACCACAATCTCTAGATCAACATTGGCAGTATAGCAAAGATTATTATATGGATAAAGAGGGCATTGAACTTATTCCAACAGTAGCACCTTCTATTAATCCAAAAATTAGTAATCCAAATGCATCAACATATATCATAGAAAGAGATACAAATTTCTTTTGGTCTATTCTAAATGTAGCTAAAAAGAATATAGGTCCTTCAAGAACTATAATAGTTAACTCTTTTAACGATTGGAATTTTAATACACAACTAGAACCTGCTGATAGTTATGGTAGTAGTTCTCTACAATTATTAAGAAATCAGACAAAGAAAAATTAA
- a CDS encoding SusC/RagA family TonB-linked outer membrane protein, with translation MKRIITTLLLLLSIYSLTQAQNEIHIVNGVVFDEATDIPLPGVNVLIKGTAKGAVTDIEGNFSLQASVEDILVFSFIGMQPKEVKVGYQTSVRVTLKEDTKHLKEIVVTALGIDRDKESLSYATQQVDTEELLQGKQSDFVTNLSGKVAGVQVTASDSPTGSSRVVIRGVSSLAKDNQPLYVIDGVPIESGSGDSGVSVGGSDNNIDYGGGASFVNPEDIADIQVLKGANAAALYGSRATNGVIMITTKKSSKKNKGWGVSYGFNYQIREVAQYPDYQNKYGAGNAFRLAASERYRDPETGLPLLNQYNRSWGSPMLGQDVIGYNGQPTTYDVNENNIKDFFQRGSTMTNSISLQKSGKNSSVYISYTHLNADDIVDTQNLQVRNTFNIRATSKITDFLDVDTKMTYVGEKTDNRMQKNGSVHNPYYVFTFMHRNANLEDLKPWKDANGNEFGQRNTFSNPYWAIYENSNNDQMDRILPTITLNAKIVDGLSFKTRIGGDVQFRKGELFNNKGSVNDPDGYYSTFNRDIAVWNYEAFLNYTKRKGKFDIQVNVGASRFDRVMNFSRTEFNSLVAPDFGSSANAASYPEVYQTEEKKRINSVFATTSIGYNDILYVDISARNDWSSTLPEGNNSYFYPSVGTSFIFTNALQMSSSILSFGKLRGSLAQVGNDTDFNQINNTYNYGGNYNGYAWVTNQTLKRNTDLKPESTTSWELGTELKFFGNRVSLDATYYDNVTSNQIIRINMPKGSGYDYKMINAGEVQNSGIELVLGTKIIDSKAFSWDMNVNWSKNTSIVNSLYKDEQSGVDITQIRYRGVSNISVNAEVGQPFGVIRGSKWLTDDEGRKLVTSNGVPIQDQEQILGNAQPDWLGAISNSFKYKNFDLSVLIDAKIGGQIFSETYSRAETWGNTKSSLEGRDDYWYSNVILGENNSERAGIGEDGRAYGDLDRSKGIMLDAWVAERNPETGEWEAVKKNDAYMSPQLFYQLGTSNANEYNTYDASYVKLREVSIGYNIPQKLLRKFKIKRMRIAAVGRNLWIIYQNTPRGIDPEAASYSGNGQGIEIGSLPPTSTLGVDFRINF, from the coding sequence ATGAAAAGAATAATTACAACTCTACTATTATTACTCAGTATTTATTCATTAACACAAGCCCAAAATGAAATACATATTGTTAATGGTGTAGTGTTTGACGAAGCAACTGACATTCCTTTACCTGGTGTGAATGTTCTTATTAAAGGTACTGCCAAAGGTGCGGTAACTGATATAGAAGGTAATTTTAGTTTACAAGCTAGTGTAGAAGACATTCTTGTATTTTCATTTATTGGTATGCAACCAAAGGAAGTGAAAGTTGGGTATCAAACATCGGTTCGTGTAACTCTTAAAGAAGATACCAAACATTTAAAAGAAATTGTTGTAACAGCTTTAGGAATTGATAGAGATAAAGAAAGTTTAAGTTATGCAACGCAGCAGGTAGATACAGAGGAGTTACTTCAAGGTAAACAATCTGATTTTGTAACAAACTTATCTGGTAAAGTAGCTGGTGTTCAAGTTACTGCATCAGACTCTCCAACGGGATCTAGTAGAGTAGTAATAAGAGGTGTATCTTCTTTAGCAAAAGATAATCAACCTTTATATGTAATCGATGGTGTGCCGATTGAAAGCGGTTCTGGTGATTCTGGTGTTTCTGTTGGTGGATCTGATAATAATATTGACTATGGTGGAGGTGCAAGTTTTGTTAACCCAGAAGATATCGCAGATATACAAGTATTAAAAGGAGCAAATGCTGCTGCATTATATGGTTCTAGAGCTACAAATGGTGTAATCATGATTACAACAAAGAAAAGTAGTAAAAAGAATAAAGGGTGGGGAGTGTCTTATGGCTTTAATTATCAAATCCGTGAAGTAGCACAATATCCTGATTATCAAAATAAATATGGAGCAGGTAATGCTTTTCGTTTAGCTGCTTCTGAACGATATAGAGATCCTGAAACAGGTTTACCTCTTTTAAACCAATACAATAGAAGTTGGGGTTCACCAATGTTAGGGCAGGATGTTATCGGTTACAATGGGCAGCCTACTACATATGATGTAAATGAAAATAATATAAAAGATTTCTTCCAAAGAGGAAGTACTATGACGAATTCTATCTCTTTACAAAAAAGTGGAAAGAATAGCTCAGTTTATATTTCATATACGCATTTAAATGCTGATGATATAGTTGATACTCAGAATTTACAGGTAAGAAATACTTTTAATATAAGAGCCACTTCTAAGATTACAGATTTTTTAGATGTAGATACTAAAATGACGTATGTAGGGGAAAAAACAGACAATAGAATGCAAAAAAATGGTAGTGTTCATAACCCTTATTATGTATTTACCTTTATGCATAGAAATGCCAACTTAGAAGATTTAAAACCATGGAAAGATGCTAACGGAAATGAATTTGGTCAAAGAAATACATTCTCTAACCCTTATTGGGCTATTTATGAGAATTCAAATAATGACCAAATGGATAGAATTTTACCTACAATTACGTTAAATGCTAAAATTGTTGATGGGCTTTCGTTCAAAACTAGAATAGGTGGTGATGTACAGTTTAGAAAAGGTGAATTATTTAATAATAAAGGATCTGTAAATGATCCGGACGGTTATTACAGTACCTTTAATAGAGATATTGCTGTTTGGAATTATGAAGCGTTTTTAAACTATACTAAGAGAAAAGGTAAGTTTGATATTCAAGTAAACGTTGGAGCAAGTAGGTTTGATAGAGTAATGAATTTTTCTAGAACAGAATTTAATTCTTTAGTAGCTCCAGATTTTGGTAGTAGTGCTAATGCAGCATCTTATCCTGAAGTATACCAAACAGAAGAGAAAAAACGAATTAACTCCGTTTTTGCCACTACATCTATTGGTTATAATGATATTCTTTATGTAGATATATCAGCTCGTAATGACTGGAGTTCTACTTTACCTGAAGGTAATAATTCTTATTTCTATCCGAGTGTAGGTACTTCTTTTATCTTCACAAATGCATTACAAATGTCAAGTAGTATCCTTTCTTTTGGTAAACTTAGAGGATCACTTGCTCAAGTAGGAAATGATACAGATTTCAACCAAATCAATAATACATATAATTATGGTGGTAATTACAATGGTTATGCTTGGGTAACAAACCAAACATTGAAAAGAAATACAGACCTAAAACCAGAAAGTACAACATCTTGGGAATTAGGTACTGAATTAAAGTTTTTTGGAAATAGAGTATCCTTAGATGCAACATATTATGACAATGTAACTTCAAATCAGATTATTAGAATTAACATGCCAAAGGGTTCTGGTTATGACTATAAGATGATTAATGCAGGTGAGGTACAAAACTCTGGTATTGAGTTGGTTTTAGGAACTAAAATAATTGATAGTAAGGCTTTTAGTTGGGATATGAATGTCAACTGGTCAAAGAACACATCAATAGTAAATTCTTTATATAAAGATGAGCAATCTGGGGTTGATATTACCCAAATTAGATACAGAGGTGTGAGTAATATTTCTGTAAATGCAGAAGTAGGACAACCATTTGGGGTAATTAGAGGTTCGAAATGGTTAACTGATGATGAAGGAAGAAAATTAGTAACATCTAATGGAGTTCCGATTCAAGATCAAGAACAAATTCTTGGTAATGCACAGCCAGATTGGTTAGGAGCAATAAGTAATTCATTTAAGTATAAGAATTTTGATTTAAGCGTTTTAATTGATGCGAAGATTGGAGGACAGATATTTAGTGAAACGTATTCTAGAGCAGAAACTTGGGGGAACACAAAATCATCATTAGAAGGTAGAGATGACTATTGGTACAGTAACGTGATTTTGGGTGAAAATAACTCAGAAAGAGCAGGTATTGGTGAAGATGGAAGAGCTTACGGAGACCTTGACAGAAGCAAAGGTATTATGTTAGATGCTTGGGTTGCTGAAAGAAATCCTGAAACAGGAGAATGGGAAGCAGTAAAGAAGAACGATGCTTATATGAGTCCTCAATTATTCTATCAATTAGGAACGTCGAATGCAAATGAATACAATACGTACGATGCATCATATGTAAAACTAAGAGAAGTTTCTATTGGGTATAACATACCACAGAAATTATTGAGGAAATTTAAAATCAAGAGAATGCGTATTGCTGCTGTAGGTAGAAACTTATGGATTATTTATCAAAATACACCTAGAGGTATTGACCCTGAGGCAGCATCTTACTCTGGTAATGGCCAAGGTATTGAAATCGGATCATTACCGCCAACAAGTACACTTGGTGTTGATTTTAGAATAAACTTTTAA